From Rhinoraja longicauda isolate Sanriku21f chromosome 24, sRhiLon1.1, whole genome shotgun sequence, one genomic window encodes:
- the rpl10a gene encoding large ribosomal subunit protein uL1, protein MSSKVSRDTLYEAVREVLQGSQQKLRKFLESVELQISLKNYDPQKDKRFSGTVRLKTAPRPKFSICVLGDQQHCDEAKAADLPHMDIEALKKLNKNKKMVKKLAKKYDAFLASESLIKQIPRILGPGLNKAGKFPSLLTHNENMITKVDEVKSTIKFQMKKVLCLAVAVGHVKMTEEELVYNIHLAINFLVSLLKKNWQNVRALYIKSSMGKPQRLY, encoded by the exons ATGAG TAGCAAAGTATCTCGAGATACTCTCTATGAAGCTGTCCGGGAAGTCCTTCAGGGATCCCAGCAGAAGCTTCGCAA ATTCCTGGAATCCGTGGAGCTGCAAATCAGCTTGAAGAACTACGACCCTCAGAAGGACAAGCgtttctctggcactgtcag GCTAAAGACTGCCCCTCGCCCCAAGTTCTCCATATGTGTACTGGGCGACCAGCAGCATTGCGATGAGGCAAAGGCGGCCGATCTCCCTCACATGGATATCGAGGCTCTGAAGAAACTGAACAAAAACAAGAAGATGGTGAAGAAGCTTG CAAAGAAGTATGATGCGTTCCTTGCCTCAGAGTCCCTGATTAAGCAGATTCCTCGTATTCTGGGCCCTGGTCTGAACAAAGCTGGCaaattcccctccctcctcacccacaaCGAGAACATGATCACCAAAGTCGATGAAGTCAAATCTACGATCAAGTTCCAGATGAAGAAG GTTCTGTGCTTGGCTGTCGCAGTGGGACATGTTAAAATGACTGAAGAGGAGCTGGTGTACAACATTCACCTGGCCATCAACTTCTTGGTATCACTGCTGAAGAAAAATTGGCAGAACGTGCGTGCCTTGTACATCAAGAGCAGCATGGGCAAGCCCCAACGCCTCTACTAA